The Candidatus Omnitrophota bacterium DNA window TTGTTTTTGCCCTTGAGTAATACCCTCTACTTGTGGGTAAAGATTAACCCTTTTATGGATTAGGGTGAGGGGGCTAATCTTCAACGTTTTAGCATCTACCCAATCCCACCCCCTAAAGCGAAAAATAATTTTTAATTCGCATAAAGATAAACAAATCCTTCCGGTCCACCACGCCGTCGCGATTCAAATCCCCCCGGCCCCCGCGTTCTTTCCAATAATAGGCGAAATGATAGAGATCGAGAACATCGATTGCGTTATCGCCGTTAATATCTCCTGGCGATGAGGCGAACGGCGTCAACGTGGGAGTGACGGTAAACGTCGCCGTCGGCGCGGGAGTATATGTCGCCGTCGCCGTCGGCGTAATGGTGGGCGTATTAGTAAATGTCGGCGTAATCGTGGGCGTCGATGTCGGCGTTGGCGTTGGCGTGGATGAGGGAGTGAATGTCGGCGTGGCGGTGGACGTATTCGTTGGAGTAGAAGTACTCGTCGGCGTGGGAGTCGGGGTAAACGTCGGCGTGAAACTCGGCGTCGGCGTGGGCGTCATGGTTGGCGTTCGAGTCGCTGTGGGCGTTATCGTCGCTGTGGGCGTTGGCGTAAAAGTCGGCGTGGCGGTTGGCGTTGCCGTGGGCGTGGGAGTCGGCGTCATGGAGAGATTGAACGACCGCGCCGCCTGGAGTATTTCCATCGACGAGGGATCCTGAAGCAGCCAAAAAACTTCCACGCCCTCGCATCCATCAGGATTGGGATTATCGAAAGAAACCTCGGCGGCGAAGGAAGCGGAAGCGACAACAGCGGCTTTAATAAAATCCCGCGCCAACGGCGGCGCGACCGCCATGCTTTGAACCAGCGCGCAATAAAGATCAAGCGCATGAGAAGGCGCCGCATTCGTCGAAACGCTTGCGGAAGAAGTCAATCGGGCGCCGGCGAATTCCATCACAGCGGACATTTTCCAGGAAGAGGAAAGAAGCAGGCGCGACTCGATATTGCTGCGATACGCCGTTTCGATGCCTTTTTTCGCGCCCAGGATTTTGCTGACGCCATTGAAGAACGCGGCGGGCAATTTCGTGAGATCGGTCTGCTTGTAATCGATTTTCAAGCGCGAGATGGCGGCGGGAATGAGATTCTCGCCATCCAGCGGAAAGGTCATTATGACCACATCGTCCGCCGAATACTCCTCCCGCAGCTTCCGCGCCGCCTCTTCGGCGTAAGCGCAATCCGCGCATCCCGCCCCCATCGTATACAATTCGAAAACCACAGGCCGATCGCTGGCGAAGGCGCTCGAGGCGAACAACAGCAGCGCCGCCGCTCCCGCCCATAAACAATTCGCAAAAGCCATGATTCTCGTTCGCAAAGCCATTCCCCCAATCCCAACGCTCATGAAAAAGGGCGGTTCGAAAACCGCCCTTTAGTATAAACAAAAATCGTCTTGTTGTTAGAAGCGGTACGTAGCTGAAATTCCATGAAAATCGGTTCGTCCGAATATCGCATCCTTGTCGGCGAGGAATCCATAGGCGTAAGCGTAGTCGATATCGAAGTCGTCATTCACACGAACGGTAAAGCCCGCCGTAACGCCTTCGTTATTCGAACCGGCTCGGACATAGAAATAATCGCAGAGTTTTTGTTCTGCGCCGAAATTCCAGCGGCTGACATCTATATCGGTATAGGGGAATCCCCACCGGTTGAGGCCGTTGATCTCGCCATACCAATAATCCAACGCCAATAACGTACCGTCGATAGGCTCAAAAGCTGCGCCTATGGCGAAATAACGAATATGATAATAGGCGCGTCCCGACTCCGTTACATCTCCAGGAGCGGGGACCATGGCGGCGATGGATTCCGGATTCACTACGGGCGTTGGGGCTCTGTGAGTGAACTTCGCTTCCATTCTGTCTTTGATATAGACGAACTCGCCGCCGATGCTGAACCTTTCGTGCGGAGTTACCAGGAAGCCGATCTGTTGGCTGAAAAACTGAGAAAAGCCTTCCCCGTCAAGTATGTAGTCAGGACCTTCGAGGATTACATCCGCCGATTCGAAAGGATAGGCTCCAAACCCGATGTTCAGCCAATCCATAACCTTTATGCCGCTTTGCATTCCCAACGTCGTAGAATCGTAATCGATCGTACTTCCCAATCGGGTGGGTTCGTTGCCGTCGCTGATGACGCCGTCCACCATAAACCGGGCCACGGCCGTTTCAAGCATTTCCAATGGAATCAAATTGGGAAATGGATTGGGCAACACCACATCCAACCGTCCGCGATGCCCCAACGGCCCGTCTTGATGATCGTACAAGCCATAGGTCAGCGTGCCTTCGATTCGCTCGTATCCGCCCAAAGCGGCGGGATTCATCGAACGCGGTCCCCGAAGGCCTAAATAAGCGCCGCCCATCCCAAGGCTCTTGATGGATGGGGTCAATCCCAAGGCGAACTCGTCGCGCATGACCCCCGCCGTTCCTATTCCTTGCGCCAAGGCGGAATCCGCCAACATTCCCGCCGCTGCCAATAACGCCATCCCCAAAAACAGTTTTTTCATGTCCATCTCCTTAACAATAATCGAGAATTTACATTATATGGGAAGCAATATACACCCTATCATCGGCTCCTGTCTATAGAGAAACGGAGATTAACAATACAATTCCTTTGCGATCCTTTCGATTCTTCGCCATTCCGATCGGATAGTTTGCGTTTATACTTTGGTGAATCCATCGCCGATTTCGATTCTGCAAGGATAACCGTTGACGCCGCGCAAGCCTATCGCCCTTTTCTTTATTTTTTTCGTCTTCTTCTTGATGGGATTGGTTTTCCTGGCCATGACCGGCCCCGATGGAAGCGGCGCGATGGGCTTTTTCGCTTCCTTATTCTGCGTAGGGGGAACGGTGGGCATGTTCGCCGTCCTGCTGCGGCGCGGCGATGGCGGACCGTCGGATTCCGCTGGAGAATAATGCCGCGGAACGCTGCGCCAAATCAATGGCCTTCTCGCGCCGAAAGGAATATCAATCCGTTTCCATGATCCAGATTCTGCCTCCGGAAGTAGCCAATCGCATCGCGGCGGGCGAGGTGGTCGAACGGCCCGCCTCCGTGGCGCGGGAACTGATCGACAACGCCGTCGACGCCGGAGCCAAACGCATCGATGTGGAAGTGGAGGATGGCGGCCTAAGACTGATCCGCGTTACGGACAACGGCTGCGGAATGTCCCCCGATGACGCCGCCCTCTGCGTCAAACGTCACGCCACTAGCAAAATCCGCACTTCGGACGATCTCGCTTCGATTCATACTAAAGGCTTCCGGGGAGAAGCGCTGGCGGCCATCGCTTCCGTCTCCCGCTTCGAAATCAAAACCCGGCGCGCCGAAGACGAATTGGGTTCTTTGGCCCAAGTGGAAGGCGGCGTGGAACGCCCGATTAAACCAACCGGCGCGGCGGCGGGAACCTCCGTCACCGTACGCGATCTTTTCTACAATACGCCTGCGCGCCGCAAATTCCTCAAAAAGCCCCTTACGGAGCAAGGGCACGTTCTCGCCGCCATCACCTGGAACGCCTTGGCTCACGAAAATATCCATTTCACCTACGCGCAAAATGGACGCCGCACTCTCGACCTTCCCGCCGCAGGCAACCGCCCCGAACGCATCAAACAACTTTTCGGCAAAGATATTTTGGAAAACCTGATTCCCGTCAGCCTGGATTCGCCCGTGATTTCCGTCTCCGGCTTGATCTCCCGTCCAACGCTTACCCGCAATGGAGCGCAGCATATCTTTTTTTTCGTCAACGACCGCTACATCAAAGACCGCTTGCTTCATCGGGCTATGATGAACGGCTACCGCAACCTGCTCCCCGCCGGACGCTTTCCCGCCGCCTTTCTCTATTTCGAAATCGATCCCCGCGAAATCGATGTGAACGTTCATCCCACGAAGCAGGAAATCAAGTTCTCCCGCGAGGACGCCGTCTTCTCCGCTGTTTACGGCGCCATCCGCCAGGCGTGGGATGTGCGCGAAGAGGCGCGCAAGGAGACGCAAACCATCTTCGATTCGTTGAAGCAGGAAAAAGACGCTCCCATCCCCGCTCCGCCCCGCTCGCGCTTCGGCGCCCAAATTCTCCAAATGGGCGCGGAATGGATGCGCGAGGAAGATAAACCAGAGAAACCGATCGCCCCTCCGCTATCGCGTTATAGCGAAGTGGAAAAACAGGAAGAACCGGCAGCGGCGCCGGAAACGATTCATCCTTCCGCTGATACGATCCCGCCAGCAGCCGTCCCGCGGCGCGAAGTGGAAACGCCGCCCGCCATTGCGAAGCAAGAATCGCCGCCAACCATCGCGCCTAGGGAATCGTTGTCGCAATTGAATCGAAAACCATTAGCGGATGCGATCGAACGCCCTTCCTTGGATAACGCCTTGGGCGATCTTCTGCCGCAGGAAAAAAAGCCGGAGGATTTACTTATTCCCCGTTCGTTGGAAGAGGCGGGCGTATTGCTGGTGCGGGGGCAATTGCTGAACAGTTACATCCTGGCGGAATCGGCAGACGGCCTTTATATCATCGACCAGCACGCCGCCCACGAGCGTCTTCTCTTCGAAAAATATCTGACGCGATCCCAAAACGCTTCCCTAGCCAGCCAAACTTTGCTGTTTCCGCTCACGATGGATTTTAGCCCCGAAGACGCCGCCCTGGTCGAGGAACATCGGGAAGTTTTCAAGAATTTGGGATTCGACATCGAACCTTTCGGACCAAGAACTTTTGCGATCCATTCCATCCCTTCCCCGCTTGGCGACCAGCAAGCGGAGGAATTCATCAAGGATTTTTTGGGCGAAGCGATGCGCGAAGGCAGCCTAAAGGAAAAGCAGGATAGAGCGCTGCATACGCTGGCCTGCAAGACGGCGGTCAAATTCGGCGATCCTTTGCCGCCGGAAGAGATGCAGGCCATTGTGCGGGGTTTGGAAAAAATTCCCCGCCGCAACGTCTGCCCGCATGGACGCCCCGCCGTTCTTTTCGTTTCCGACAACAGCCTGCGCCGCGCCTTCAAACGAATGGGATTTTAACTTCATCGCTATATTTATTGGGAGCATCTGCCATGCGCGCCGCCTCTCTTCGCGCGCGCCATGAGCAATTAAATTATCGAAAGCGCGTTATGAAATGGCAAGGATAATCGTCTATCAAACAATAAGCATTCAACGGCGTTTACGATTTCAATTTAATCGTTGTTTTATATGGACATTCTTCCATACCCGTTAGAGGAGAACAATGCCGACCTTAAGAAGATCGAGACGGAAATTGCGGATATGCTTGCCGAGGTGTCGGAATGAGCGATATGCAGAACAAACCGGGGGGCGAAGTAGTTGTTTATCGGACCGATGACGGACGAAATCGCATTCTCGTGAGGTTGGAGGGAGAAACGGTCTGGCTTCCTCAGATCGCTCTGGCGAATTTGTTTGAGACCACAAAACAGAACATCGGCCTCCATATTCGAAATATTTTCGAGGAGGGCGAGTTGGAGGAGGATTCAGTTGTCAAGGAATACTTGACAACTGCCGCTGACGGAAAACGCTATTCAGTGAAATACTATAACCTCGATCGGCGCAAGTGTTCGAATTGGAGAGAAAGAGACTCGCAAAAACCAAGACCAAGAAAGCCAAGAAAGGGAAAAAGAATGATGGAGAATGAGGGAGCGATCTTCTCAGAAAATATAGATTCCTGTGTTGAATAGATGAGGGAGATTTGGGAGCGTATTTTGCTCTATCAGGTCGGCGCAGGATTATGTTGATAGGATTTTCTGTTGGCGTCTTGAAGAATCTGAACTATAAACACTCAATCCAGAAAGAGACCTTTGGGAACAAAAGGCAGGGAAGACTATGGCGTCATTCATGGGAAATTACGATTTCAGCCTTGCGAACCATAAAAGAAAAATTTGGTCGGCTATCGCCGTAACCGCCGCTAGCGCGGAACAAGCGCGCGCCTATCGCCAGGAATTGCTCCTGCGCCAAAAACGGGGCGTTATTCCCGAAGAGACGATTCTGCTTGCGGTTCCCGATCCATCGTCGGCGCGCGTTGGCAGCGGCGGCGCCACGCTGAACGCCTTGGTGGCCGTAGCGGAATATCTTTCGGCTCAAGCGGGGCGCTCTTTCATCGATCCGGAAGTTATTTCTTCGTCGCATATTCTCATTCTGCATTCCGGCGGCGACAGCCAGCGCATTCCTTCTTGCTCCGTCTGCGGCAAAGCCTTCTCCACTCTGCCAGCGTTGGGAGAGGACGGCGAATTGTTGACGCCGCTCGATCTCTTGCTGGATGCGCTCTCTCGCGTTTGCGCCTCATCGCCGCCGGGATTTTTCGCCGCCAGCGGCGACGTAATGCTCCTCATTCCGGAAGACGATTTGGATTGGTCGCGTCCGGGCGCGACGGGATTGGCTATTCCCGCCGATTTATCCTATGGTCCCAAGCATGGCGTCTATAAACTTAAAGACGGTTCCTCTCAGGTCGAAGCCTTTTTCCAAAAAGAACCGGAGGAAACCTTGCGCCAAGCGGGCGCCGTTCGTCCCGGCGGCTCCGTCCTCGTCGACAGCGGCGTCGTTTATTTTTGCGGCGAAACCACGAAAACCTTGCTGAATCTGCACGTCGCGCCGCCGTTGGACGCTTGCACTTATTTAGGAGTGGACAACGGCGCCGTTCCCTTGCGCTTCGAACTCTACTCCGACATTCTCCTCTGCATGGCGCAAAACGCCGAGAGGGAAACCTATATTGGCGATCCCGCCTCTCCCGCTTTGCGCCGCGCGCGCGAGTTGTTATGGAATTCCCTTCATACGGTTCCCTTTCATGCCGCCGTATCGCAAGCCGGCGTCTTCGCTCACTTGGGAACGACGCGGGAATACGTCGATATGTTCGTCGCCGATTCACCACTTCGGGAACATTACCATTTGACGGAGAAAGTCCAATCCTACATCGAGCCTCCCGCAACGGCGGACGGCGCCGCACTCGTCAACAGCCTTCTCGCCGGAAGCGGCTCCGTGCAGAAAAACGCCGTCATCGAGCATTCCGAATTGCGCGGCGGTTGGAATATCGGTGAAAGCGCTTTCGTTTCGGGATTGCGTCCTCGTTCGGACTTGATCGTGTTGGATAACATCGCGGTTCAAGAGATTCAATTGCTGCCCGGCGCAGAAGATAACGAACGGCATGTCATCGCCGTTATCGGAGTAGACGATAGCGTAAAATGCCCCATTCAAAATCACCAAGCCACCTACCTGAATAAGCCCTGGAGCGATTTCCTGCAACGAACCGGCCTTGCGCTGGAAGAAATATGGCCTTGCGTCGAACCGGAGAAAAGAACGCTTTGGAATGCGCGGCTCTTCCCCATGATCGCGCCGGGCGATTCGGGAGAGACCGTCTTATGGCTGCAACATCCCGCTTCCCCTTCCGGCGAGATGCTGCGCCGCTGGCGCAATGCGGAGCGCCTATCCTTCGCCGACATCCAACGGTTGGCCAATCCGGAAGCGGAATTTCTATGGCGGCGGAAACTGACGCATAAAATGGATCGGCTGCGGATGGGGATTGTCCTCTCCGAACGGCGGGACGAATGCCTGCTGCCCATCTTCGCCCGTTGCGCGCGCGAGAACCATCTGGACGCGCTTCATGCGCTGGATGGGGCATTGTCTTCGGCTCCATTCGACGCGGCGGCGAGAACGCTGTCCAGCATCGCCGACCTGCTGGCCGCCTTCGCGGGCAACCGGGCGGGGCTGCGTTCCGGCCCGGCGCGCAATGTTGCTTGGAAGCAGGGCTTTCGTCTATTGGAACAAGGCGCGATGGCGGAAGCGGCGGCGGTTTTGGCCGAAGAGCGGAAGCATTGGCTGGGCAGTCCCGAATTTCTCATGCGCGCCGCCCGCCATTACGAAGGCGCGGCGCAGGTTTTGATCCGCAAGACGGTCGAGACGGCTTCCATCCAGCAAACGCCCTGTCCCCCCGCCGTTATAGGCGAATGGTCTATCGCCGAAATTCCCGCCCGCGTCGATCTCGCGGGAGGCTGGTCGGATACGCCGCCGATAACCTTCGAGCACGGTGGCGCCGTCGTCAACGCGGCGGTGAAAGTGGACGGCGAGAAGCCCATCGGGGCCAAGGTGCGCCGCCTTGACGAACCAATCGTCAAGATCATGCAGGATGATTTCGACGCTCCCTTGCTCTGCCGTTCTCTCTCCGATTTATCTACTTACGCCCAACCGTTGGCGCCGGGCGCGTTGGTTAAAGCGGCGATTCTCTGCGCGGGAATCGTCTCGCTCTCGTCTTCGCAGCCGCTTTCGGAGCAGCTGCAACAACGAGGCGGTGGATTGGAAATTCATACCTGGTCGCGCCTGCCCACCGGTTCGGGATTGGGAACGAGCAGCATCCTGGCGGCGGCGCTCTTCGCGGCGTTGGGAAAGACGATCGGCTTCCGTTACGATAACGAGAGCCTCGTCCACGCCGTTCTCCGCCTGGAACAAATGCTGACTACCGGCGGCGGCTGGCAGGACCAGGCGGGAGGGCTTTATCCCGGCGTGAAAATCACCCGCTCCTCCGCCTCTATTCCCCTGCACGTCGAAAGCAAACCGATCCCGTTGTCGGACGATTTCCGGCGGACGTTGAACGCCCACTGGATGTTGATCTACACCGGCCGCACCCGTCTGGCGCGCAACCTGCTTCAGGACGTGATTCGCCGCTGGTATGCCCGAATTCCGGAAATGGTGCGCGTCGTGGACGATCTCGTTCGCAATGCGGAAGCGATGCGCCAAGCCTTAGCCGCTTCCGATTTGGAAGCCGTCGGCTCGGCGCTAGACAATTATTGGGAGCAAAAGAAGCGCATAGCGGGCGGCGTCGAACCGGCGAACGTGGCGGAAATGCTGGCTATGCTGCGGCCTCATATCTACGGCGCCGCGCTCACCGGCGCAGGTGGGGGCGGTTTTATGATTCTTATTGCGAAGGAACCGCGAACTAAGGATAAGATGCGCGATATTCTCCATCCCCTCAAAGACAGCCGGTCCTTGACTTATCATGATATCGAATTGGATGGAGAAGGATTGGTTATTGCATAAATTCCGCGAAGCCTACTTGATATCCACGACGACGAAGGTCATATCGTCATCGGCTTCGCCAGCTTGATATTCGTTTAGATCGAGGAAGAACTGACGCAGAAACGCTTCGGGAAGCAGGCGGCAATGCTTCGCCGCCATCTCTTTCAGGCCGTTCTTCCCTAGCATAACGTTCTGAGGGTTGCGGGCTTCCGTGACGCCGTCGGTGTAGAACATCAACCGGTCGCCCGATTCGATTTCGATCCGGGTTTCATTCTGGTCGCTTAAAATATTCTCGCAAAGGCCGATGGGCGGTATATGCGAGGAGACCAATTCCAGGATATCTTTATTTCTCTTCCAAATCAAAACATCGGGATGCCCCGCATTGCATAGAGTCAGAATCCCCTTCTCGCAATCGATGACGGAAACCACCATCGTGATGAACATGCTCGATTTCACCATCTTTCGATCGACGAAGCGATTCAGCAAATCGACGGTGCGGGAAGGCGGCAGGTCTTCCGCCAAGAGACGCAGAAGATGATTGTGGGCGAGGCTGGCCGTTAAAGCGGCGGATACGCCGTGGCCGCTGACGTCATATAAGGCGACGGCGAACTTGCGGGAATTGAATTGATGCAGCGTGAGATAATCCCCGCCGATGGCGATGAGGGGGTGAAACCGGTAATGGAACGAGAAGTTAGGCGTCTCGAACGGTTCGGGCAACATGCTGCGTTGAATGACGGCGGCGTGATTCAAATCCTCTTCCAATTGCCGCTGCTGTTCCTTGATCTTTTGTTCCATCGCGCTGCGTTTCAACACCCTTTCCATAACTTTTAGTAAATACGTAAGATCGATGGGCTTGGTAACGAAATCCGCCGCGCCGCTCTTCATAGCTTCGACGGCGTATTCCATCGTCCCGAAGGCGGTCATGATGACGACGGGAATATCCACGCCGCGATTCATCAATTCTTGCAAGAGTTGCAAGCCGGTTACGTCCGGCATCATCAGGTCGGATAGTATCAATTGCGGCCAATGGCGATCCAACAGATCCAGCGCTTGCCGGCCGTTCGAGGCTTCGACGACTTCAAATCCTTTGAATTCGGCGAAGTCGCGAAGGTTTTCCCGGATGTCGTCTTCATCATCGACGATGAGAATTAACGTTTTTTCTTCCATCTTCGGGGCCTTCCGCCGCTTGGCCCGATCGTCCTAGAAGCGGCGATGAATCTCGTCCATCTTTAGTTTCTATCCTTCCAGTTGCGCCATTGAAAGGATAATGATCCATCAATATACAGAATACTCCCGTTTCGAAAGTACGAACATACGCGATTTTAAAAGAATGAAAGACCTCTTGCTATCTGTTGCGACCGCATTACGCTTTATTATCCGCAAAATATCATATGTCAAGGAAAGGATAGAAACATGAAACGCATTCTTTGCATCGTCATCGCAGGACTCTTCGCTATAGGCGCCTACGCCCAGACGCCAGCCTATTCGTACTTGTCCGAATTCACGACGCAAGGCGAGCCGCTGGCCATCGCGGCGGACGCCAACGGCGGCGTCTATTACACCGTCTTCACTTTTTCGGGAACCAATTTAACGCGCTGCTACTATATCGCCGATCCACTAAACGCCAATGGCCTCGACAATCAGCTGTTAGCCGCCGACGGGGCGGAAACCGACGTTCCAGCGGGACGCGGCTTCACCGGCGTCGCTGTGGACGGCAAAGGGAACGTATATTTGGCGCTGGAAAGCGGCGCTGCGGCTACAGCCACCGTCCGCAAACTCAGCCCCGCGCCGGAATTCAAGCCCGTTCCAGCCTTCTTCGACGGCATCGTGTACGGCAACAAACGCTATAACGGCGTGGAACTGCTCACAGACGATACGCTAGCTCTCAGCACCTTCAACATGGTGGAATTTTGGGACGCCAACGACGCAACGCCTCTCTATGCGGCGGTTGGCAGCGAATCCTATCAACGGGACCTGGCTTACGATCCCGAAACGAATAACATCTATCTCGCCAAAAACGGCAACAACCTCGGCAATAGCGCCAACCTGCTCGCGGGCGGCTCTCCCGCCGCTTTGGAAGGCTACGCCTCCTTCCAAAACGCCTTCATCGCCCAAGGCGGACTCAACTCGCAATACGGAACCAACACCCAACTGATCGAATACGATGTCTACAACAAGTTGATCGTCATACCCGATTATGCGGAGACGCAACGTAAAATGGCTTTCTACAAGCCGTCGGATCCTTCCAAGCCCGTCTTCACGTTGGATGCTTCGGAATCGCCGAACGGCCCCTTTGCAGAACCGACGGACGCCGTCGCCGTCAAAAAGACATCCGGCGAAGTAATCCTCTACATCACCGATCACAGCGCCAAACGCATTCTCATCTATACCACGGGAACGACGAAAGTTGCTGGATGGGAAATTTATTGAGATTGTTTTGATGGATGCTCCACTGTCAAATCCAAAGGAGAAAGTCGAACTGGGC harbors:
- a CDS encoding dockerin type I domain-containing protein, yielding MALRTRIMAFANCLWAGAAALLLFASSAFASDRPVVFELYTMGAGCADCAYAEEAARKLREEYSADDVVIMTFPLDGENLIPAAISRLKIDYKQTDLTKLPAAFFNGVSKILGAKKGIETAYRSNIESRLLLSSSWKMSAVMEFAGARLTSSASVSTNAAPSHALDLYCALVQSMAVAPPLARDFIKAAVVASASFAAEVSFDNPNPDGCEGVEVFWLLQDPSSMEILQAARSFNLSMTPTPTPTATPTATPTFTPTPTATITPTATRTPTMTPTPTPSFTPTFTPTPTPTSTSTPTNTSTATPTFTPSSTPTPTPTSTPTITPTFTNTPTITPTATATYTPAPTATFTVTPTLTPFASSPGDINGDNAIDVLDLYHFAYYWKERGGRGDLNRDGVVDRKDLFIFMRIKNYFSL
- the mutL gene encoding DNA mismatch repair endonuclease MutL, which gives rise to MADRRIPLENNAAERCAKSMAFSRRKEYQSVSMIQILPPEVANRIAAGEVVERPASVARELIDNAVDAGAKRIDVEVEDGGLRLIRVTDNGCGMSPDDAALCVKRHATSKIRTSDDLASIHTKGFRGEALAAIASVSRFEIKTRRAEDELGSLAQVEGGVERPIKPTGAAAGTSVTVRDLFYNTPARRKFLKKPLTEQGHVLAAITWNALAHENIHFTYAQNGRRTLDLPAAGNRPERIKQLFGKDILENLIPVSLDSPVISVSGLISRPTLTRNGAQHIFFFVNDRYIKDRLLHRAMMNGYRNLLPAGRFPAAFLYFEIDPREIDVNVHPTKQEIKFSREDAVFSAVYGAIRQAWDVREEARKETQTIFDSLKQEKDAPIPAPPRSRFGAQILQMGAEWMREEDKPEKPIAPPLSRYSEVEKQEEPAAAPETIHPSADTIPPAAVPRREVETPPAIAKQESPPTIAPRESLSQLNRKPLADAIERPSLDNALGDLLPQEKKPEDLLIPRSLEEAGVLLVRGQLLNSYILAESADGLYIIDQHAAHERLLFEKYLTRSQNASLASQTLLFPLTMDFSPEDAALVEEHREVFKNLGFDIEPFGPRTFAIHSIPSPLGDQQAEEFIKDFLGEAMREGSLKEKQDRALHTLACKTAVKFGDPLPPEEMQAIVRGLEKIPRRNVCPHGRPAVLFVSDNSLRRAFKRMGF
- a CDS encoding L-fucokinase, giving the protein MASFMGNYDFSLANHKRKIWSAIAVTAASAEQARAYRQELLLRQKRGVIPEETILLAVPDPSSARVGSGGATLNALVAVAEYLSAQAGRSFIDPEVISSSHILILHSGGDSQRIPSCSVCGKAFSTLPALGEDGELLTPLDLLLDALSRVCASSPPGFFAASGDVMLLIPEDDLDWSRPGATGLAIPADLSYGPKHGVYKLKDGSSQVEAFFQKEPEETLRQAGAVRPGGSVLVDSGVVYFCGETTKTLLNLHVAPPLDACTYLGVDNGAVPLRFELYSDILLCMAQNAERETYIGDPASPALRRARELLWNSLHTVPFHAAVSQAGVFAHLGTTREYVDMFVADSPLREHYHLTEKVQSYIEPPATADGAALVNSLLAGSGSVQKNAVIEHSELRGGWNIGESAFVSGLRPRSDLIVLDNIAVQEIQLLPGAEDNERHVIAVIGVDDSVKCPIQNHQATYLNKPWSDFLQRTGLALEEIWPCVEPEKRTLWNARLFPMIAPGDSGETVLWLQHPASPSGEMLRRWRNAERLSFADIQRLANPEAEFLWRRKLTHKMDRLRMGIVLSERRDECLLPIFARCARENHLDALHALDGALSSAPFDAAARTLSSIADLLAAFAGNRAGLRSGPARNVAWKQGFRLLEQGAMAEAAAVLAEERKHWLGSPEFLMRAARHYEGAAQVLIRKTVETASIQQTPCPPAVIGEWSIAEIPARVDLAGGWSDTPPITFEHGGAVVNAAVKVDGEKPIGAKVRRLDEPIVKIMQDDFDAPLLCRSLSDLSTYAQPLAPGALVKAAILCAGIVSLSSSQPLSEQLQQRGGGLEIHTWSRLPTGSGLGTSSILAAALFAALGKTIGFRYDNESLVHAVLRLEQMLTTGGGWQDQAGGLYPGVKITRSSASIPLHVESKPIPLSDDFRRTLNAHWMLIYTGRTRLARNLLQDVIRRWYARIPEMVRVVDDLVRNAEAMRQALAASDLEAVGSALDNYWEQKKRIAGGVEPANVAEMLAMLRPHIYGAALTGAGGGGFMILIAKEPRTKDKMRDILHPLKDSRSLTYHDIELDGEGLVIA
- a CDS encoding SpoIIE family protein phosphatase, producing the protein MEEKTLILIVDDEDDIRENLRDFAEFKGFEVVEASNGRQALDLLDRHWPQLILSDLMMPDVTGLQLLQELMNRGVDIPVVIMTAFGTMEYAVEAMKSGAADFVTKPIDLTYLLKVMERVLKRSAMEQKIKEQQRQLEEDLNHAAVIQRSMLPEPFETPNFSFHYRFHPLIAIGGDYLTLHQFNSRKFAVALYDVSGHGVSAALTASLAHNHLLRLLAEDLPPSRTVDLLNRFVDRKMVKSSMFITMVVSVIDCEKGILTLCNAGHPDVLIWKRNKDILELVSSHIPPIGLCENILSDQNETRIEIESGDRLMFYTDGVTEARNPQNVMLGKNGLKEMAAKHCRLLPEAFLRQFFLDLNEYQAGEADDDMTFVVVDIK